From the Moritella sp. Urea-trap-13 genome, the window ACCAGCAGACTGAGGGTTAAGACCCAAATCAGACGACATGATTGCTTTTTCTACCGCTTTTACCATAGTGGCATCAAATACAGTAATGCTTAATGTACGTGAATCTTCAGTACCTACGTTACCAATTTGATTCAACGGAGTGTTAGCACCATAGTAAGAAACAGTAATACCGTTTAGGATACTTGGGTGTGCACGGCCAGTTCGAACTTTAGATAGTTGACCTTTTAATGCGTCGATAGTTTTGCCCATACGGGTCTGAGCGTCATCTTTAATTTCGTTGATCACAACGTATTCCTTAAATTTGTCGAGCAATGGTCGCCATTGCCTTATCGATGAGAATTTACTTACTTAGTGTAAATCAATTCAATTTAGAGGTCTTGTTATAATGCCTCTAAACTTTAAACTATTGTATTTATTTACTGAATCTGAGACTTAGTTTTATTTCTTTGCTGCATTTGAAATCAATGTGCCTTCAGCTTCACCCATAATAACACGGCGTAAAGCACCTGGCTTATTCATGTTAAATACGCGCATCGGTAAATTATGGTCA encodes:
- the frr gene encoding ribosome recycling factor, translating into MINEIKDDAQTRMGKTIDALKGQLSKVRTGRAHPSILNGITVSYYGANTPLNQIGNVGTEDSRTLSITVFDATMVKAVEKAIMSSDLGLNPQSAGTNIRIPLPALTEERRKSLIKVVRADAEQCRVAIRNIRRDANGDIKALLKEKEIGEDDDRRAQDEIQKMTDVNIKQVDTILADKEKDLMEV